In a genomic window of Thermococcus sp.:
- a CDS encoding HalX domain-containing protein, translated as MAESVHILVSRIEKIEKELEALKLELLKLQAEKDEAEIIPEQEYQELKKRAERLKNNPSEGLSADDAIKELLS; from the coding sequence ATGGCAGAGAGCGTTCACATACTCGTCAGTCGCATTGAGAAGATAGAGAAAGAGCTCGAAGCGCTAAAACTGGAGCTCCTTAAACTTCAGGCCGAAAAAGATGAAGCTGAAATCATCCCAGAACAGGAGTATCAGGAACTGAAAAAGAGAGCTGAACGCCTTAAAAATAATCCCTCGGAAGGACTGAGCGCAGACGATGCCATCAAGGAACTTTTGAGTTAG
- the tdh gene encoding L-threonine 3-dehydrogenase, with protein MGEKMPAIMKTKPSYGAELVEVDVPKPGPGEVLIKVLATSICGTDLHIYEWNEWAQSRIKPPQIMGHEVAGEVVEVGPGVDTLEVGDYISAETHIVCGKCYACRHNRYHVCQNTKIFGVDTDGVFATYAIVPARNAWKNPKGMKPEYATLQEPLGNAVDTVLAGPIAGRSTLITGAGPLGLLGIAVAKASGAYPVIVSEPSEYRRKLAKKVGADYVVNPFEEDPVEVVMSITDGAGVEVFLEFSGAPKALEQGLKAVTPGGRVSLLGLFPRDVTLDFNNLIIFKALEIHGITGRHLWETWYTVSSLIQSGKLNLDPIITHKYKGFDKFEEAFELMRAGKTGKVVFFPHEG; from the coding sequence ATGGGCGAAAAGATGCCTGCTATCATGAAGACAAAACCCTCTTATGGTGCTGAGCTTGTTGAAGTTGACGTTCCAAAGCCCGGCCCGGGGGAGGTTCTCATAAAGGTTCTCGCAACGAGCATCTGTGGAACCGATTTACACATCTACGAGTGGAACGAGTGGGCGCAGAGCAGAATAAAGCCGCCCCAGATTATGGGTCATGAAGTGGCTGGAGAAGTTGTTGAGGTCGGCCCCGGAGTTGATACGCTGGAAGTAGGTGATTATATAAGTGCTGAAACCCACATCGTTTGTGGCAAGTGCTATGCCTGTAGGCACAACCGCTACCACGTCTGTCAAAACACGAAGATTTTTGGCGTCGATACCGATGGTGTCTTTGCAACTTATGCAATAGTTCCAGCTAGAAACGCTTGGAAAAATCCAAAGGGCATGAAACCGGAATATGCCACTCTACAAGAACCCCTTGGAAACGCCGTTGATACCGTTTTAGCTGGTCCGATAGCGGGGAGGAGCACCCTCATAACCGGAGCCGGTCCTCTGGGACTTCTCGGAATAGCCGTGGCGAAGGCAAGTGGCGCCTATCCAGTCATCGTGAGCGAGCCGAGCGAATACAGGAGGAAGCTGGCCAAGAAAGTTGGAGCAGATTACGTCGTCAACCCCTTTGAGGAGGACCCGGTTGAGGTTGTCATGAGCATAACAGACGGCGCTGGAGTTGAGGTCTTCCTTGAGTTCAGCGGAGCACCGAAGGCTCTTGAGCAGGGTCTTAAGGCCGTAACTCCGGGTGGAAGGGTTTCTCTTCTCGGCCTCTTCCCGCGGGACGTTACGCTGGACTTCAACAACCTCATAATCTTCAAGGCACTTGAAATCCACGGCATAACGGGAAGGCACCTCTGGGAGACCTGGTACACCGTTTCAAGCCTCATCCAGAGCGGAAAGCTCAATCTCGACCCGATAATCACCCACAAGTACAAGGGCTTCGATAAGTTCGAGGAAGCCTTTGAGCTTATGCGCGCTGGCAAGACCGGAAAGGTCGTCTTCTTCCCGCATGAGGGATGA
- a CDS encoding phenylalanine--tRNA ligase subunit alpha — MELSYQEKLTLIKLGELKRAKFEELVEKTGLEQVAVMRAVLGLQAKGLAKLHERSEKVVKLTETGEKYADIGLPEWRALKVLREKRKVTLDDLRDVLSEDELKPIVGLLRKEGWANVRKEDGKLVLEITEKGLNAEERPIDRALKLLAEKKVVPLKEIEKLVPVKELKRRKVAEEETVTERRVEITPAGDELVKKGIELKREVSILTPELIKSGKWREVEFRRFDIKAPVRRIYPGKKQPYRAFLDKIRRRLIEMGFIEMTVESLIETQFWNFDALFQPQNHPAREWTDTYQLKYPKSGYLPENELVERVKEAHERGLAGSRGWGYTWSPERAMLLMPRAHGTALDARQLAKGVEIPGKYFTIQRVFRPDVLDRTHLIEFNQIDGFVVGEDLNFRHLLGILKRFAVEIAGAKKVKFLPDYYPFTEPSVQMSAYHPELGWVEFGGAGIFREEMTKALGIDAPVIAWGIGIDRLAMFKLGIDDIRYLFSYDLRWLREAKLVW, encoded by the coding sequence ATGGAGCTGAGCTACCAGGAGAAGCTCACGCTTATCAAGCTTGGTGAGCTTAAAAGGGCTAAATTCGAGGAGTTAGTGGAAAAAACCGGCCTCGAACAGGTAGCCGTGATGAGGGCCGTCCTAGGTCTTCAGGCAAAAGGTTTAGCCAAGCTCCATGAGAGGAGCGAAAAGGTTGTAAAACTCACCGAGACCGGGGAGAAGTACGCTGACATAGGCCTTCCGGAATGGAGGGCTCTAAAGGTTCTGAGAGAGAAAAGAAAGGTCACACTCGATGACCTGAGAGATGTTCTCAGCGAAGACGAGCTGAAGCCGATAGTCGGCCTTCTCAGGAAGGAGGGCTGGGCAAACGTGAGAAAGGAGGACGGAAAGCTGGTCCTTGAAATCACTGAAAAGGGCCTCAACGCCGAAGAGAGGCCCATTGACAGGGCCCTAAAACTTCTCGCCGAGAAGAAAGTTGTCCCACTCAAAGAAATCGAGAAGCTGGTCCCCGTTAAAGAGCTCAAGAGAAGGAAGGTAGCCGAGGAAGAGACGGTAACCGAGAGGAGGGTTGAGATAACCCCAGCCGGAGATGAGCTCGTGAAAAAGGGCATCGAGCTGAAGAGGGAGGTTTCCATTTTAACACCCGAGCTCATAAAGTCCGGCAAATGGCGCGAAGTCGAGTTCAGGCGCTTTGATATAAAAGCTCCCGTCAGGAGGATTTATCCCGGCAAGAAACAGCCATACAGGGCCTTCCTTGATAAAATAAGGAGAAGGCTCATAGAGATGGGCTTCATAGAGATGACCGTTGAAAGCCTCATAGAGACCCAGTTCTGGAACTTCGATGCCCTCTTCCAACCGCAGAACCACCCCGCCAGAGAATGGACGGACACATACCAGCTTAAGTACCCCAAGAGCGGTTACCTGCCCGAGAATGAGCTCGTTGAGAGGGTTAAAGAGGCACACGAACGCGGTTTGGCCGGTTCCCGTGGCTGGGGTTATACCTGGAGTCCAGAGAGGGCGATGTTGCTGATGCCTAGGGCACACGGAACCGCTCTCGATGCCAGACAGCTTGCCAAAGGCGTCGAAATACCCGGGAAATACTTCACGATACAGCGCGTTTTCAGACCGGACGTCCTTGATAGAACCCATCTCATTGAGTTCAACCAGATAGACGGCTTCGTCGTTGGTGAGGATTTAAACTTCAGGCACCTCCTTGGAATCCTCAAGCGCTTCGCCGTTGAGATAGCCGGAGCGAAAAAGGTCAAGTTCCTGCCGGATTACTACCCATTCACGGAGCCGAGCGTCCAGATGAGCGCCTACCATCCCGAGCTCGGCTGGGTTGAGTTCGGTGGAGCGGGAATATTCCGCGAGGAGATGACCAAGGCTTTGGGCATAGACGCTCCGGTAATAGCGTGGGGTATAGGCATTGACAGATTGGCCATGTTCAAGCTCGGAATAGACGACATCCGCTACCTGTTCAGCTACGACTTAAGGTGGCTCAGGGAAGCGAAGCTGGTGTGGTGA
- a CDS encoding MinD/ParA family protein, translating to MAVIVVTGRGGAGKTTTTANLSSYLAMKEYRVLAVDGDLYLPNLGFHFALDTVKYTVHTLLKNPDIDPEWAIYRHKETGVYVMPGSTQLQDVLGISPRRLVDILERVKYKFGVVFVDSPTGVPFDTLPTFQVANYQLIVVEIERSPIYSFETMVKNEIEKLKALGEKYNLNIGVVLNKVRESADVVDKIIEAIEEDLDVPVLGWVPFDYNVPESINVGIPIIKYLPNSDAAIAFKEIGEVLEEWIFG from the coding sequence ATGGCAGTGATAGTCGTAACGGGACGAGGGGGAGCTGGCAAAACTACCACAACAGCTAACCTCAGCTCTTATCTTGCCATGAAAGAGTATCGAGTTCTGGCCGTTGACGGTGACCTCTATCTTCCTAACCTCGGTTTTCATTTCGCCCTTGACACGGTCAAATATACCGTCCACACCCTCCTGAAGAATCCCGATATTGACCCGGAATGGGCAATATACCGGCACAAAGAAACCGGCGTTTACGTGATGCCGGGAAGCACACAGCTTCAGGACGTTCTCGGAATTTCTCCCAGAAGGCTCGTTGATATTCTTGAGCGGGTGAAATACAAGTTTGGAGTCGTTTTTGTTGACTCTCCAACAGGAGTTCCCTTCGACACGCTCCCAACTTTTCAGGTCGCTAATTACCAGCTCATAGTCGTCGAAATAGAGCGCTCTCCAATTTACTCCTTCGAGACGATGGTGAAAAACGAAATTGAAAAGCTCAAGGCCCTTGGCGAGAAGTACAACCTCAACATCGGCGTCGTTCTGAACAAGGTTCGCGAGAGCGCCGACGTGGTTGACAAGATAATTGAGGCCATAGAAGAGGATCTGGACGTCCCGGTTCTTGGATGGGTTCCCTTCGACTACAACGTTCCTGAGTCAATCAACGTCGGAATTCCAATAATCAAATATCTCCCTAACAGCGATGCCGCGATTGCCTTTAAAGAGATAGGTGAAGTTCTTGAGGAATGGATTTTTGGCTGA
- the pheT gene encoding phenylalanine--tRNA ligase subunit beta, with translation MPKFDVSKSDLERLIGRSFTVEEWEDLFLYAKCELDDVWEENGEIYFKADSKDTNRPDLWSAEGIARQIKWALGMEKGLPKYEVEKSDVVVYVDEKLRDIRPYGVYAIVEGLHLDEEALKQMINLQEKVALTFGRRRREVAIGIFDFDKVKPPIYYRAANKTEKFIPLGFTEELTLEEILEKHEKGKEYGHLIRDKPYYPLLVDSEGKVLSMPPIINSEVTGRVTTETRNVFVDVTGWDLNKVMLALNVVVTALAERGGKIKSVKVVYPDFEIETPNLTPKPFEVELDYIRKLSGLELSDEEIRDLLERMMYEVKLEGGKAELLYPAFRDDIMHARDVLEDVLIAYGYNEIEPEEPKLAVQGKGDKFVEFEDAVRELMVGFGLQEVMTFNLTNREAQYEKMNLEYGKDYFNNPPAELVEIENPISPKWSALRNWLLPSLLDFLSQNTHEEYPQRLFEVGKATLIDESRETKTVSESKLAVVLAQARVTFTDAKEILDSVMRHLGFTYELEEIEHPSFIPGRAGRIIVNGETIGVIGEVHPAVLEKWGIEMPVAGFEVFLRPLYTEPYL, from the coding sequence ATGCCGAAGTTTGACGTCTCAAAGTCCGACCTTGAGAGGCTCATCGGGAGGAGCTTCACGGTCGAGGAGTGGGAGGACCTCTTCCTCTACGCGAAATGCGAGCTCGACGACGTCTGGGAGGAGAACGGGGAAATATACTTCAAGGCCGACTCAAAGGACACCAACAGGCCAGACCTGTGGAGTGCAGAGGGAATAGCGAGGCAGATAAAGTGGGCGCTCGGAATGGAAAAGGGCCTGCCAAAGTATGAAGTTGAAAAAAGCGACGTTGTGGTTTACGTGGACGAGAAGCTGAGGGACATAAGGCCCTACGGTGTCTATGCCATAGTTGAAGGCCTTCACCTCGATGAAGAGGCGTTAAAGCAGATGATAAACCTTCAGGAGAAGGTGGCACTGACCTTTGGAAGGCGTAGAAGGGAGGTAGCGATTGGCATCTTCGACTTTGACAAGGTGAAGCCACCGATTTATTACAGAGCAGCGAACAAGACCGAAAAATTCATACCCCTCGGCTTCACCGAGGAGCTTACCCTTGAGGAAATCCTTGAGAAGCACGAGAAAGGAAAGGAGTACGGGCACCTCATCAGAGACAAGCCGTATTACCCGCTCCTCGTTGACAGCGAAGGTAAAGTCCTATCCATGCCACCCATTATCAACTCCGAGGTGACTGGCAGGGTAACGACCGAAACCCGGAATGTTTTCGTTGACGTCACGGGATGGGATTTGAACAAGGTCATGCTGGCTCTAAATGTTGTCGTTACTGCTTTAGCTGAGCGCGGTGGAAAGATAAAGAGCGTGAAGGTCGTTTATCCGGACTTTGAAATTGAAACACCGAACCTAACTCCAAAGCCCTTCGAGGTTGAGCTGGACTACATAAGAAAGCTTTCTGGTCTTGAGCTGAGCGACGAAGAAATCAGGGACCTCCTTGAGAGGATGATGTACGAGGTCAAGCTTGAAGGCGGAAAGGCAGAGCTCCTCTATCCAGCCTTCCGCGACGACATAATGCACGCGAGGGACGTTTTGGAGGATGTCCTGATAGCATACGGCTACAACGAGATTGAACCTGAGGAGCCGAAGCTTGCAGTCCAAGGAAAGGGCGACAAGTTCGTCGAGTTTGAAGATGCTGTGAGAGAACTCATGGTGGGCTTCGGCCTTCAGGAGGTCATGACCTTTAACCTGACCAACAGGGAGGCGCAATACGAAAAGATGAACCTTGAATACGGAAAGGACTACTTCAACAATCCTCCAGCCGAGCTTGTCGAGATTGAAAACCCGATAAGCCCGAAGTGGTCTGCCCTCAGGAACTGGCTCCTCCCGAGCCTCCTCGACTTCCTGAGTCAGAACACCCATGAGGAATACCCGCAGAGGCTCTTTGAGGTTGGAAAGGCGACGCTCATAGATGAGAGCAGGGAAACCAAGACCGTAAGCGAAAGCAAGCTTGCCGTTGTTCTGGCCCAGGCGAGGGTCACCTTCACCGATGCGAAGGAAATCCTTGACAGCGTGATGCGCCACCTTGGCTTCACTTACGAGCTGGAGGAAATCGAGCACCCGAGCTTCATTCCAGGAAGGGCTGGGAGGATAATCGTGAACGGAGAAACCATCGGCGTCATCGGTGAAGTGCACCCAGCTGTCCTGGAAAAGTGGGGAATCGAGATGCCCGTTGCGGGCTTTGAGGTGTTTTTAAGGCCACTCTACACCGAGCCGTACCTTTAA
- a CDS encoding type II toxin-antitoxin system RelE/ParE family toxin: protein MYTVIVDKDVIKKAKKYLKPAHRQKLAEFIETLKTNPYPKPSYDLKPVKGEKTKQTNTYRLRIGNYRLFYTVYWDEKIIIITDLKPRETAYDR from the coding sequence GTGTACACGGTCATTGTGGATAAGGATGTCATTAAAAAGGCCAAGAAATACCTCAAGCCAGCCCACAGACAAAAACTGGCCGAATTCATTGAGACTCTAAAAACGAACCCTTACCCAAAGCCTTCCTATGATTTAAAACCCGTAAAAGGTGAGAAAACAAAACAAACCAACACCTATCGCCTTAGAATTGGGAACTACAGGCTCTTCTACACCGTGTACTGGGACGAAAAGATTATCATCATAACCGATTTGAAACCACGAGAAACTGCGTACGATAGATAA